The following are encoded in a window of Mumia flava genomic DNA:
- a CDS encoding ornithine cyclodeaminase family protein encodes MLLLSRSDLSGLVEPADVVTAVEEAFRALADGNAHQPPVRAARVAGADAQFLPMAAVWDGAGLAGTKLLADIPSNRDRGLPAQRSVLVLVDSVTGEPVAVMDGAIPTRLRTAATSAVATRHLARRDWSVLGLVGAGALAVEHLRAHLVDTPVEKVAVWSRTEQRLAAFTAAVAAVAPDVRVSPQPGPREVVAASDVLCTLTPSREPIVAGAWLRPGMHVNVVGAPPRPDHREVDAAAMAAGRLVVDARETALHESGDALLAVADGALRPEDCGLELAGVISGRAAGRRDDDEVTVFNSVGLGIEDVAVGRLLVDAARSRGVGLEARLDR; translated from the coding sequence GTGCTCCTGCTGTCCCGTTCCGACCTGTCCGGACTCGTCGAACCGGCCGACGTCGTCACCGCCGTCGAGGAGGCGTTCCGCGCGCTGGCCGACGGGAACGCCCACCAGCCGCCCGTCCGCGCGGCGCGGGTCGCCGGTGCGGACGCACAGTTCCTTCCCATGGCCGCCGTCTGGGACGGGGCCGGGCTCGCCGGGACGAAGCTGCTCGCCGACATCCCGTCGAACCGCGACCGCGGCCTCCCCGCGCAGCGCTCGGTCCTCGTGCTGGTCGACTCGGTGACCGGCGAGCCGGTGGCGGTGATGGACGGCGCGATCCCCACCCGGCTGCGGACCGCCGCGACGAGCGCGGTCGCGACGCGCCACCTCGCCCGGCGCGACTGGTCGGTGCTCGGCCTCGTCGGTGCGGGTGCGCTCGCGGTCGAGCACCTGCGGGCCCACCTCGTCGACACGCCGGTCGAGAAGGTCGCCGTGTGGTCGCGCACCGAGCAGCGCCTGGCGGCGTTCACCGCGGCCGTCGCCGCAGTCGCGCCCGACGTCCGGGTCAGCCCGCAGCCGGGCCCGCGCGAGGTGGTCGCCGCCAGCGACGTCCTGTGCACGCTGACGCCGTCGCGCGAACCGATCGTCGCCGGTGCCTGGCTCCGGCCCGGCATGCACGTGAACGTGGTCGGCGCGCCTCCGCGTCCCGACCACCGCGAGGTCGACGCCGCCGCGATGGCCGCGGGGCGGCTGGTCGTCGATGCGCGCGAGACCGCGCTGCACGAGTCCGGAGACGCCCTGCTCGCCGTCGCCGACGGGGCGCTGCGTCCCGAGGACTGCGGGCTGGAGCTCGCGGGTGTGATCAGCGGTCGGGCCGCCGGGCGCCGTGACGACGACGAGGTGACGGTGTTCAACTCGGTCGGTCTCGGGATCGAGGACGTCGCGGTCGGGCGCCTTCTCGTCGACGCAGCCCGTAGCCGTGGGGTCGGCCTCGAGGCCAGACTGGACCGATGA
- a CDS encoding nucleoside deaminase, which yields MSTLTATDLTHLRTCVDLARTALEQGDHPFGSVLVDEHGEVRFSDHNHVAGGDRTQHPELAAARWAAAHLSPEERRFSTVYTSGEHCPMCAAAHAWVGLGRIVYIVSSERLADLQRQWGTPESPVAPLPVNAVAPDLDVAGPVAELAGEIEAMYQECFRPS from the coding sequence ATGAGCACGCTGACCGCGACCGACCTCACCCATCTGCGCACCTGCGTCGACCTGGCCCGCACGGCGCTCGAGCAGGGCGACCACCCGTTCGGCTCCGTCCTCGTCGACGAGCACGGGGAGGTCCGGTTCTCCGACCACAACCACGTCGCCGGCGGCGACCGCACCCAGCACCCCGAGCTCGCGGCCGCCCGCTGGGCCGCCGCGCACCTCTCGCCGGAGGAGCGTCGGTTCTCGACGGTCTACACCTCGGGAGAGCACTGCCCGATGTGCGCGGCCGCGCACGCGTGGGTGGGGCTCGGCAGGATCGTCTACATCGTCTCCTCCGAACGACTCGCCGACCTCCAGCGCCAGTGGGGCACGCCCGAGTCACCGGTCGCGCCGCTGCCGGTGAATGCCGTGGCGCCGGACCTCGACGTCGCGGGACCGGTCGCGGAGCTCGCCGGTGAGATCGAGGCGATGTACCAGGAGTGCTTCCGCCCGAGCTGA
- a CDS encoding FadR/GntR family transcriptional regulator, with amino-acid sequence MALTDQAILEIKGMLLRGELGPGDRLPPEKELSEALGLSRNSLREAVKALELIRVLDVRRGDGTYVTSLEPRLLLEAMSFVVDLHQDSSVLELFEARRILEPGAAVLAGRRAKPEDVEGLWTLLDEVDEDTGVEDLVAHDITFHAAIVAMSGNSYLMSILDGLSSRTLRARIWRGLTEQGAVQRTLSEHRTIVDAIASGDDELVRAVVTSHIGGVERWLHTAGDAPHDLETQHVPDRGA; translated from the coding sequence GTGGCACTGACGGACCAGGCGATCCTCGAGATCAAGGGGATGCTGCTGCGCGGCGAGCTCGGCCCCGGTGACCGTCTCCCACCGGAGAAGGAGCTGAGCGAGGCGCTCGGTCTGTCCCGCAACTCGCTCCGGGAGGCGGTGAAGGCCCTCGAGCTGATCCGGGTGCTCGACGTCCGACGCGGCGACGGCACGTACGTCACGAGCCTCGAGCCGCGTCTGCTGCTCGAGGCGATGTCGTTCGTCGTGGACCTCCACCAGGACTCGTCGGTGCTCGAGCTGTTCGAGGCTCGCCGGATCCTGGAGCCCGGCGCCGCGGTCCTCGCCGGACGTCGCGCGAAGCCCGAGGACGTCGAGGGTCTCTGGACCCTGCTGGACGAGGTCGACGAGGACACCGGTGTCGAGGACCTGGTCGCGCACGACATCACCTTCCACGCCGCGATCGTCGCGATGTCGGGCAACTCCTACCTCATGAGCATCCTCGACGGGCTCTCGAGCCGGACCCTGCGCGCCCGGATCTGGCGCGGCCTCACCGAGCAGGGAGCGGTCCAACGGACCCTCTCGGAGCACCGGACGATCGTCGACGCGATCGCCAGCGGCGACGACGAGCTCGTACGGGCGGTCGTCACCTCGCACATCGGCGGGGTCGAGCGGTGGCTGCACACGGCCGGCGACGCCCCGCACGACCTCGAGACACAGCACGTCCCCGACCGGGGGGCGTGA
- a CDS encoding ABC transporter substrate-binding protein, which produces MNIRRIGAAVAALPLLLAMSACGDDSASGGSGDEPYVAIVSKGFQHQFWQAVKQGAEQQAEKEGVRITFEGPATETDVEDQVNMLSNALAKSPDAIGFAALDSKAAEPLLQQAQSQDIPVIAFDSGVDSDIPVTTAATDNKAAAAEAAKHMAELIGNQGKVAMVVHDQTSKSGTDRRDGFVEWMEQNAPDVELLPVQYGDGDQTKSADITKSIIQSNPDVAGIYGSNEGSAIGVVKGVEESGKQGITVVGFDSGQAQIDAINNGVMAGAITQNPVGMGEELVKAAVKAIDGEDLPDTIDTGFYWYDKSNIDDAEIQAVLYQ; this is translated from the coding sequence ATGAACATCCGACGCATCGGCGCGGCGGTGGCCGCCCTACCCCTCCTCCTGGCCATGAGCGCCTGCGGCGACGACTCCGCGAGCGGCGGCAGCGGCGACGAGCCGTACGTCGCGATCGTGTCCAAGGGCTTCCAGCACCAGTTCTGGCAGGCGGTGAAGCAGGGCGCCGAGCAGCAGGCCGAGAAGGAGGGCGTCCGGATCACGTTCGAGGGTCCGGCGACCGAGACCGACGTCGAGGACCAGGTCAACATGCTCAGCAACGCGCTGGCGAAGAGCCCGGACGCGATCGGGTTCGCGGCGCTCGACAGCAAGGCCGCCGAGCCGCTGCTCCAGCAGGCCCAGTCGCAGGACATCCCGGTGATCGCCTTCGACTCCGGCGTCGACAGCGACATCCCCGTCACGACCGCGGCGACCGACAACAAGGCCGCGGCCGCCGAGGCCGCGAAGCACATGGCCGAGCTGATCGGCAACCAGGGCAAGGTCGCGATGGTCGTGCACGACCAGACCAGCAAGTCCGGTACGGACCGCCGCGACGGCTTCGTCGAGTGGATGGAGCAGAACGCCCCCGACGTCGAGCTGCTCCCGGTCCAGTACGGCGACGGCGACCAGACGAAGTCGGCCGACATCACGAAGTCGATCATCCAGTCGAACCCCGACGTCGCCGGGATCTACGGCTCGAACGAGGGCTCCGCGATCGGCGTCGTCAAGGGCGTCGAGGAGAGCGGCAAGCAGGGCATCACGGTGGTCGGGTTCGACTCCGGCCAGGCGCAGATCGACGCCATCAACAACGGCGTGATGGCGGGCGCGATCACCCAGAACCCGGTCGGGATGGGCGAGGAGCTCGTCAAGGCCGCCGTCAAGGCGATCGACGGCGAGGACCTGCCCGACACGATCGACACCGGGTTCTACTGGTACGACAAGTCGAACATCGACGACGCCGAGATCCAGGCGGTCCTCTACCAGTAG
- a CDS encoding ABC transporter permease: MSTTTADDTRAPQAGGLGSRWKDRLQELLAFASLIVIFAFFSIASSSFFTYNNVTNILFSTVVIGTLALGTTFVIITGGIDLSIGTGMALCAVMSGVFITQWDVPIALGVLMTLLFGGLIGFVNGFNVAVLGIPPFIATLAMMLVAQGLALVISGSAPIYFTDDPGYVRISTGNLLGFDFPNAVLILLLATLVCAVLLNKTVLGRYTYSIGSNEEATALSGINVGKWKIIIYSFAGLFTGLAGVMISARLGSAQPATGMGYELQAIAAVVIGGTSLAGGKGTIVGTLVGALIISVINNGLQIMSIAQEWQNVILGLVILVAVYADQLRKRER, from the coding sequence ATGAGCACGACCACGGCGGACGACACCCGCGCCCCCCAGGCCGGCGGCCTGGGCTCGCGCTGGAAGGACCGGCTGCAGGAGCTGCTGGCGTTCGCCAGCCTGATCGTGATCTTCGCGTTCTTCTCGATCGCGAGCTCCAGCTTCTTCACCTACAACAACGTCACGAACATCCTGTTCTCGACGGTCGTGATCGGCACGCTCGCGCTCGGCACGACGTTCGTCATCATCACCGGCGGCATCGACCTGTCGATCGGCACCGGGATGGCGTTGTGCGCGGTGATGTCGGGCGTGTTCATCACCCAGTGGGACGTCCCGATCGCGCTCGGCGTCCTGATGACCCTCCTGTTCGGCGGTCTGATCGGCTTCGTCAACGGGTTCAACGTCGCCGTGCTCGGCATCCCGCCGTTCATCGCGACGCTGGCGATGATGCTGGTCGCCCAGGGACTCGCGCTCGTGATCTCGGGCAGCGCCCCGATCTACTTCACCGACGACCCCGGCTACGTGCGGATCTCGACCGGCAACCTGCTCGGCTTCGACTTCCCGAACGCGGTCCTCATCCTGCTGCTCGCGACCCTCGTGTGCGCCGTGCTGCTCAACAAGACGGTGCTCGGACGCTACACGTACTCGATCGGGAGCAACGAGGAGGCGACAGCGCTCTCGGGAATCAACGTCGGCAAGTGGAAGATCATCATCTACTCGTTCGCGGGGCTGTTCACCGGTCTCGCCGGCGTGATGATCTCCGCCCGGCTCGGCTCCGCCCAGCCCGCCACCGGGATGGGCTACGAGCTCCAGGCGATCGCCGCCGTCGTGATCGGCGGCACCTCCCTGGCCGGCGGCAAGGGCACGATCGTCGGCACGCTCGTCGGCGCGCTGATCATCTCGGTGATCAACAACGGGCTCCAGATCATGTCGATCGCCCAGGAGTGGCAGAACGTCATCCTCGGCCTCGTCATCCTCGTCGCCGTCTACGCGGACCAGCTCCGCAAGCGGGAGCGGTGA
- a CDS encoding sugar ABC transporter ATP-binding protein translates to MPDLLEIEGVSKGFPGVQALDDMHLRVRHGEVLALVGENGAGKSTLMKLLSGIYTPDAGDFRLDGEPLRVSGPRDAMETGISIIHQEFNLMPHLTVAENVYIGREPRTGGFVLSERALNRRAAELLERLELPLDPRALVGNLTVAKQQMVEIAKALSYDARVLIMDEPTAALNDAEVETLHGLIRRFISPTTGVIYISHRMDELKAISDRITVIRDGRYVETLDTETTTMKEVISLMVGRTLAAEAEPQNVRDDRPVVLEVEGLSTRDLLHDVSFELREGEILGFAGLMGAGRTEVARAIVGADAKTAGTVRLRGKPVRIHHPSDAARLRIGYLSEDRKRFGLLLDQDVSVNVGLTSIGERFSRSGFVRFGRMREVAEQMVERLGIKTPSVAQTAKNLSGGNQQKVVIAKWLVKDCDVLIFDEPTRGIDVGAKEEIYDLLNELAGEGKSIVMISSELPEVLRMAHRVVVMTEGRISGVLTHDEATQENVMHLATLRPDENPDDAAELGLVGATGAAPDVPDTKAGDR, encoded by the coding sequence ATGCCTGACCTGCTCGAGATCGAGGGGGTGAGCAAGGGCTTCCCCGGTGTCCAGGCGCTCGACGACATGCACCTGCGGGTGCGTCACGGCGAGGTGCTCGCGCTCGTCGGCGAGAACGGCGCCGGCAAGTCGACGCTGATGAAGCTCCTGTCCGGGATCTACACCCCGGACGCCGGGGACTTCCGCCTCGACGGCGAGCCGCTGCGCGTGAGCGGGCCGAGGGACGCGATGGAGACCGGCATCAGCATCATCCACCAGGAGTTCAACCTGATGCCGCACCTCACGGTCGCGGAGAACGTCTACATCGGGCGGGAGCCGCGCACCGGTGGCTTCGTGCTCTCGGAGCGGGCGCTGAACCGCCGCGCCGCCGAGCTGCTGGAGCGGCTCGAGCTGCCGTTGGACCCCCGCGCTCTCGTCGGCAACCTCACGGTCGCCAAGCAGCAGATGGTCGAGATCGCCAAGGCGCTGTCGTACGACGCGCGGGTGCTGATCATGGACGAGCCCACGGCCGCCCTGAACGACGCCGAGGTCGAGACGCTGCACGGGCTGATCCGACGCTTCATCTCGCCGACCACCGGCGTCATCTACATCTCGCACCGGATGGACGAGCTCAAGGCGATCAGCGACCGGATCACCGTGATCCGCGACGGTCGCTACGTCGAGACGCTCGACACGGAGACGACCACGATGAAGGAGGTCATCTCGCTCATGGTGGGCCGCACCCTCGCGGCCGAGGCCGAGCCCCAGAACGTGCGCGACGACCGCCCGGTGGTCCTCGAGGTCGAGGGTCTGTCGACCCGCGACCTGCTGCACGACGTGTCGTTCGAGCTGCGCGAGGGGGAGATCCTCGGGTTCGCCGGGCTGATGGGGGCAGGCCGTACGGAGGTCGCCCGAGCGATCGTCGGCGCCGACGCGAAGACGGCCGGCACGGTGCGCCTGCGCGGCAAGCCGGTGCGGATCCACCACCCGTCGGACGCCGCGCGGCTGCGGATCGGCTACCTGTCCGAGGACCGCAAGCGCTTCGGTCTGCTGCTCGACCAGGACGTCTCCGTCAACGTCGGGCTGACCTCGATCGGCGAACGGTTCAGCCGCAGCGGCTTCGTCCGGTTCGGCCGGATGCGCGAGGTCGCCGAGCAGATGGTGGAGCGGCTCGGGATCAAGACCCCGTCGGTCGCCCAGACCGCGAAGAACCTCTCCGGCGGCAACCAGCAGAAGGTCGTGATCGCGAAGTGGCTCGTCAAGGACTGCGACGTGCTGATCTTCGACGAGCCGACCCGCGGCATCGACGTCGGCGCCAAGGAGGAGATCTACGACCTCCTCAACGAGCTCGCCGGTGAGGGCAAGTCGATCGTGATGATCTCCTCCGAGCTTCCCGAGGTGCTGCGGATGGCGCACCGCGTCGTCGTGATGACCGAGGGCCGGATCAGCGGCGTGCTCACCCACGACGAGGCGACCCAGGAGAACGTCATGCACCTCGCGACCCTGCGCCCGGACGAGAACCCCGACGACGCCGCCGAGCTCGGCCTCGTGGGCGCCACCGGCGCAGCCCCCGACGTACCCGACACGAAGGCAGGAGACCGATGA
- a CDS encoding RbsD/FucU family protein — translation MLLGIDPLLTGELLSALDAMGHSDGICVADAHFPAARLGRRVLDLPGAGTPAVVRAVRSVLPLDDTDPLDLMQPADDGRLPVQDELVTAARLDPAEARMVERHAFYDLAARCFVVVRTGETRTYGNAIVRKGVVPAAREGA, via the coding sequence GTGCTTCTGGGCATCGACCCGCTGCTCACCGGTGAGCTGTTGAGCGCACTGGACGCGATGGGACACTCCGACGGGATCTGCGTGGCGGACGCGCACTTCCCGGCGGCCCGCCTCGGGCGGCGCGTCCTCGACCTGCCGGGCGCGGGCACCCCGGCGGTGGTCCGGGCCGTACGCAGCGTGCTGCCGCTCGACGACACCGATCCGCTCGACCTGATGCAGCCCGCCGACGACGGACGGCTGCCGGTCCAGGACGAGCTCGTGACGGCCGCGCGGCTCGACCCGGCCGAGGCGCGCATGGTCGAGCGGCACGCCTTCTACGACCTCGCCGCCCGGTGCTTCGTCGTCGTGCGCACCGGCGAGACCCGGACCTACGGCAACGCGATCGTGCGCAAGGGCGTCGTCCCGGCCGCACGGGAAGGAGCGTGA
- a CDS encoding amidohydrolase family protein, whose product MTTIDAHLHVWDLASGDYEWLGPEHGALHRSFTSAEASRQLAAAGVDAAVLVQAADTEADTRTMLAIAAEEPLVAGVVGWVALEDPDRAARQLDTYGGDPAFVGVRQLVHDDPRDDVLDLAPVRTVLGRLVERGLPLDVPDAWPRHLGRLPALADEVDGLVLVVDHLGKPPRGTGGMADWEAALREVARRPRVVAKVSGLQVPGQPFTVDALRPVWEVALDAFGPERLMYGGDWPMTVPDGGYEPHWEVVRTLVDELTNDEQAAVLSATARAVYGVDV is encoded by the coding sequence GTGACGACGATCGACGCGCACCTGCACGTGTGGGACCTCGCCTCGGGCGACTACGAGTGGCTCGGTCCCGAGCACGGCGCCCTCCACCGCTCGTTCACGTCCGCCGAGGCGAGCCGGCAGCTCGCCGCGGCGGGGGTCGATGCCGCCGTCCTCGTGCAGGCCGCCGACACCGAGGCCGACACCCGCACGATGCTCGCGATCGCGGCCGAGGAGCCGCTGGTCGCCGGCGTCGTGGGCTGGGTCGCTCTCGAGGACCCCGACCGGGCCGCGCGCCAGCTCGACACGTACGGCGGCGACCCCGCGTTCGTGGGCGTCCGCCAGCTGGTCCACGACGACCCCCGCGACGACGTGCTCGACCTGGCGCCGGTGCGCACGGTGCTCGGACGACTGGTCGAGCGCGGGCTCCCGCTCGACGTCCCCGACGCCTGGCCGCGTCACCTGGGCCGGCTCCCGGCGCTCGCCGACGAGGTCGACGGCCTCGTGCTCGTGGTCGACCACCTGGGCAAGCCGCCGCGGGGCACCGGCGGGATGGCCGACTGGGAGGCCGCGCTGCGCGAGGTCGCGCGGCGCCCGCGCGTGGTCGCGAAGGTCTCCGGCCTCCAGGTGCCCGGACAACCGTTCACGGTCGACGCGCTCCGGCCGGTCTGGGAGGTCGCGCTCGACGCGTTCGGGCCCGAGCGCCTGATGTACGGCGGGGACTGGCCGATGACGGTGCCCGACGGTGGGTACGAACCCCACTGGGAGGTGGTCCGCACCCTCGTCGACGAGCTGACGAACGACGAGCAGGCGGCCGTCCTCTCCGCGACCGCGCGGGCGGTGTACGGGGTTGACGTGTGA
- a CDS encoding aldo/keto reductase, translated as MAEPFRGRLGYGAANVGNLDRALSDEDAHAILAAAWDAGVRTFDTAPHYGLGLSERRLGAFLATKPRDAFVVSTKAGRLLVADPAAGGELDLAHDFHVPADHRRVWDFSADGIRRSHEESLERLGLERVDVLYLHDPERSDLATALADGLPGAAALRDEGLVDAVGVASMDTAALTASLERHDPDVLMVAARCTLADQSAGPLLDTCLDRGVAVAAAAVFNSGLLATDEVAPDARFDYAPAPTALRHRVARIAEVCTRFGTTLPAAALAYPLRHPAVRCVVVGGAAPEQVRRNAALLAAPVPDGLWEALHDEGLVAR; from the coding sequence ATGGCTGAGCCCTTCCGCGGGCGGCTCGGCTACGGGGCCGCGAACGTCGGCAACCTCGATCGCGCGCTGAGCGACGAGGACGCCCACGCGATCCTCGCGGCGGCCTGGGACGCGGGCGTCCGCACGTTCGACACCGCGCCGCACTACGGCCTCGGTCTGTCCGAGCGGCGGCTGGGCGCCTTCCTGGCCACCAAGCCCCGTGACGCGTTCGTCGTCTCGACCAAGGCGGGACGTCTGCTCGTCGCGGACCCGGCGGCCGGCGGTGAGCTCGACCTCGCCCACGACTTCCACGTGCCCGCCGACCACCGGCGCGTGTGGGACTTCAGCGCGGACGGGATCCGGCGCAGCCACGAGGAGTCGCTCGAGCGCCTCGGGCTCGAGCGCGTCGACGTGCTGTACCTGCACGACCCGGAGCGCTCGGACCTCGCGACGGCCCTCGCGGACGGCCTGCCCGGTGCGGCGGCGCTGCGCGACGAGGGCCTCGTCGACGCGGTCGGGGTGGCGTCGATGGACACCGCAGCGCTGACGGCGTCGCTCGAGCGCCACGACCCGGACGTCCTCATGGTCGCGGCGCGCTGCACGCTCGCCGACCAGAGCGCGGGACCCCTGCTGGACACCTGCCTCGATCGCGGCGTCGCCGTCGCCGCGGCCGCGGTCTTCAACTCCGGCCTCCTGGCCACCGACGAGGTCGCCCCCGACGCGCGGTTCGACTACGCGCCGGCGCCGACGGCGCTGCGGCACCGCGTGGCACGGATCGCCGAGGTCTGCACCCGCTTCGGCACCACGCTGCCGGCGGCGGCCCTCGCGTACCCGCTGCGGCACCCCGCCGTACGGTGCGTCGTCGTCGGCGGGGCGGCACCCGAGCAGGTCCGGCGCAACGCCGCACTGCTCGCCGCACCCGTGCCCGACGGGCTGTGGGAGGCGCTGCACGACGAAGGGCTGGTGGCACGGTGA
- a CDS encoding enolase C-terminal domain-like protein codes for MSTFVALDTVDVRFPTSRTLDGSDAMNPDPDYSAAYVRLRTDAADGLEGHGFVFTIGRGNDVQVKAIEALAPYVVGAGVEDVLDDLGEFWRRLVHDSQLRWLGPEKGVMHMAVGAVVNALWDLRAKRAGRPLWQLLASLEPRAIVDLVDFRYLSDALTPADALEILEKAEPGRAQREAELLRSGYPGYTTTPGWLGYDDAKLERLCREAVEAGFRQIKLKVGADRDEDVRRLTIARRVVGDDIAIAVDANQRWEVDEAVTWMEALRPFDVAWIEEPTSPDDVLGHAAIARRVKPIRVATGEHVANRVVFKQFLQADALQVMQIDAARVAGVNENVANLLLAAKFGVPVCPHAGGVGLCEVVQHLSMFDFVAVSGSLDSRVIEYVDHLHEHFVTPVDVRDGVYRAPTAPGAGSEMLAESLETYRQGRHG; via the coding sequence GTGAGCACCTTCGTCGCTCTGGACACCGTGGACGTGCGCTTCCCGACCTCGCGCACCCTCGACGGCTCGGACGCGATGAATCCCGATCCCGACTACTCCGCCGCGTACGTCCGGCTGCGCACCGACGCCGCCGACGGGCTCGAGGGGCACGGGTTCGTGTTCACGATCGGCCGCGGCAACGACGTGCAGGTCAAGGCGATCGAGGCGCTCGCGCCGTACGTCGTGGGCGCCGGCGTCGAGGACGTGCTGGACGACCTCGGGGAGTTCTGGCGTCGCCTGGTCCACGACTCGCAGCTGCGCTGGCTCGGCCCCGAGAAGGGCGTGATGCACATGGCGGTCGGAGCGGTCGTCAACGCGCTGTGGGACCTCCGCGCGAAGCGTGCCGGGCGTCCCCTGTGGCAGCTGCTGGCCTCGCTGGAGCCGCGCGCGATCGTGGACCTCGTGGACTTCCGCTACCTCTCGGACGCGCTCACGCCTGCCGACGCCCTCGAGATCCTGGAGAAGGCCGAGCCGGGGCGCGCCCAGCGCGAGGCCGAGCTGCTCCGCTCGGGCTACCCCGGCTACACCACCACCCCGGGATGGCTCGGCTACGACGACGCGAAGCTCGAGCGGCTGTGCCGCGAGGCGGTCGAGGCCGGGTTCCGGCAGATCAAGCTGAAGGTCGGGGCGGACCGCGACGAGGACGTCCGACGGCTGACGATCGCGCGGCGCGTGGTCGGCGACGACATCGCGATCGCGGTCGACGCCAACCAGCGCTGGGAGGTCGACGAGGCGGTCACGTGGATGGAGGCGCTCCGCCCGTTCGACGTGGCCTGGATCGAGGAGCCGACGAGCCCGGACGACGTCCTCGGCCACGCCGCGATCGCCCGGCGCGTGAAGCCGATCAGGGTTGCGACCGGCGAGCACGTCGCGAACCGGGTGGTCTTCAAGCAGTTCCTCCAGGCCGATGCGCTCCAGGTGATGCAGATCGACGCCGCGCGGGTCGCCGGCGTCAACGAGAACGTCGCGAACCTGCTGCTCGCCGCGAAGTTCGGCGTGCCGGTGTGCCCGCACGCCGGCGGGGTCGGGCTGTGCGAGGTCGTCCAGCACCTCTCGATGTTCGACTTCGTCGCCGTCTCGGGCTCGCTCGACTCTCGGGTGATCGAGTACGTCGACCACCTGCACGAGCACTTCGTCACGCCCGTCGACGTGCGCGACGGCGTCTACCGCGCACCCACCGCGCCCGGCGCAGGCAGCGAGATGCTCGCCGAGTCGCTGGAGACGTACCGGCAGGGTCGCCATGGCTGA
- a CDS encoding fumarylacetoacetate hydrolase family protein, with product MKLARLGPPEQERPALVLDDRVLDLSSLTPDIDGAFLAGGGLDAVRRALDAGTLPEIADAETLRVGAPIARPGAVVCIGMNYAAHAAESGAQPPEHPVVFFKPPNTVVGPDDDVTLPRGSRKTDWEVELGVVVGRRMSYVEPSAALEHVAGFVLANDLSERHLQLEVSGGQWSKGKSAAGFTPTGPWFVTADEVDHRALGLRSWVNDDPRQDSSSADMVFDVEHVLADLSQYMVLDPGDLVLTGTPEGVALSGRFPYLRDGDVVTLEIDGLGRQRQTVRAHEEDRP from the coding sequence ATGAAGCTGGCCCGACTCGGCCCGCCGGAGCAGGAGCGCCCGGCCCTCGTCCTGGACGACCGTGTGCTCGACCTGTCGTCCCTCACGCCCGACATCGACGGCGCCTTCCTCGCCGGCGGCGGTCTCGACGCGGTCCGGCGTGCCCTCGACGCCGGGACGCTCCCCGAGATCGCCGACGCCGAGACCCTCCGCGTCGGCGCTCCGATCGCACGCCCCGGTGCGGTCGTGTGCATCGGGATGAACTACGCCGCGCACGCCGCCGAGTCCGGGGCGCAGCCGCCGGAGCACCCGGTCGTGTTCTTCAAGCCGCCGAACACCGTCGTCGGGCCGGACGACGACGTGACCCTCCCCCGCGGCAGCCGCAAGACCGACTGGGAGGTCGAGCTCGGGGTCGTCGTCGGCCGCCGGATGTCGTACGTCGAGCCGTCCGCCGCGCTCGAGCACGTCGCGGGGTTCGTGCTCGCGAACGACCTCTCCGAACGGCACCTGCAGCTCGAGGTCTCCGGCGGCCAGTGGAGCAAGGGCAAGTCGGCCGCCGGCTTCACCCCGACCGGGCCGTGGTTCGTCACCGCCGACGAGGTCGACCACCGCGCACTGGGCCTGCGCAGCTGGGTCAACGACGATCCGCGTCAGGACTCGTCGTCGGCCGACATGGTCTTCGACGTCGAGCACGTCCTCGCCGACCTGAGCCAGTACATGGTGCTCGACCCCGGTGACCTCGTGCTCACCGGCACGCCCGAGGGCGTCGCGCTGTCGGGCCGCTTCCCCTACCTGCGCGACGGCGACGTCGTCACGCTCGAGATCGACGGACTGGGCCGGCAGCGGCAGACCGTCCGTGCCCACGAGGAGGACCGGCCGTGA